In Aureibaculum algae, the following are encoded in one genomic region:
- a CDS encoding GIY-YIG nuclease family protein yields the protein MAGITSEQIRFLKEQNIHPKFVFNADGLSKSEYRVIMKELNKLVAYNVTPCQKEGHTLRTRSGHCCQCNTATLGFQKRNDSGGIVYIAGSLTGELVKIGFSKAVEVRTESLNRTKYAGFNDWKILYALKSKNAGRIETKANSLLHEYAFSVDYEHDGHWQDSYETYHCAYSKAKEFVEKAFKSENYEIDIERNSPTEKYEFRNLKKL from the coding sequence ATGGCAGGAATAACAAGCGAACAAATCAGATTTTTAAAAGAACAAAATATTCATCCGAAATTTGTTTTTAACGCAGACGGACTTTCTAAATCTGAATATCGTGTGATTATGAAAGAACTGAATAAATTAGTTGCTTATAATGTTACACCTTGCCAAAAAGAGGGTCACACTTTACGAACCAGAAGTGGACATTGTTGTCAATGTAATACAGCAACATTAGGATTTCAAAAAAGGAATGACTCTGGTGGAATAGTATATATTGCTGGAAGTTTAACCGGAGAACTTGTGAAAATCGGATTTTCAAAAGCGGTCGAAGTCAGAACCGAATCACTAAATCGGACTAAATATGCTGGATTTAATGACTGGAAAATACTTTACGCTCTAAAAAGTAAAAATGCTGGACGAATAGAAACTAAAGCGAATTCATTGCTACACGAATATGCTTTTTCGGTTGACTATGAACACGACGGACATTGGCAAGATTCGTATGAAACTTATCATTGTGCATATTCCAAAGCAAAGGAATTTGTTGAAAAAGCCTTTAAGTCAGAAAATTATGAAATTGATATTGAGAGAAATAGTCCGACTGAAAAATATGAATTTAGGAATTTAAAGAAATTATAA
- a CDS encoding DUF6843 domain-containing protein — MKGKIGIVIIILSFLISLNPYWLIFGIPLFVIGIIILLLSQKPIKTKLIWILTPIILWYPFMNLFFYLMGTIGTATAQKLDLIFPENFKGKAIVISEMPCGEEIEIIDNREQLRIPENGILLYKGNLKSGYINNRYFKIDKKGKKTEIPTRANYMYFDDSENKPDESVEGIWLSGGGTKYNPNPNGGINYSYREFLISSKDSLEKWNDFKSSRKLERITDSLVEKCKNKN; from the coding sequence ATGAAAGGAAAAATTGGAATTGTAATTATTATTTTGTCTTTTCTAATTTCATTAAATCCTTATTGGCTGATTTTTGGAATACCTCTTTTTGTAATCGGAATTATAATATTATTACTTTCTCAAAAACCTATTAAAACAAAATTAATTTGGATTTTAACGCCAATAATTCTTTGGTATCCATTTATGAATTTGTTTTTCTATTTAATGGGAACAATTGGAACAGCTACAGCTCAAAAACTTGATTTAATATTCCCTGAAAACTTTAAAGGAAAAGCAATTGTAATATCTGAAATGCCTTGTGGAGAAGAAATTGAAATTATTGATAACCGAGAACAATTGCGAATTCCAGAAAACGGAATTTTACTCTATAAAGGAAATTTAAAAAGCGGATATATAAATAATCGATATTTTAAAATTGACAAAAAAGGAAAAAAGACAGAAATACCAACTCGTGCGAATTATATGTACTTTGACGATTCAGAAAATAAACCTGACGAAAGTGTTGAAGGAATTTGGTTAAGTGGTGGTGGAACAAAATATAATCCAAATCCAAATGGCGGAATTAATTACTCATACAGAGAGTTTTTAATAAGTTCAAAAGATAGTTTGGAAAAATGGAATGATTTTAAGAGTTCTAGAAAATTAGAAAGAATAACAGATAGTTTAGTGGAAAAGTGTAAAAATAAAAACTAG
- a CDS encoding IS1182 family transposase, protein MQGKKEYQEKLFTQFRMSDRIPKENFYRRLNGELDLHFLYVLTRPYYGDSGQKSIDPTVFFKLCLVGYLENIISDRQLIAHCSLRLDILYFLGYDIDEELPWHSTISRTRQLYPEKVFEEVFTRVLIMCVDKGMVSGHTQAIDSAPIKANASMDTLELKVPEEELEDHLKKLRHISSMDKQKPIRKAKENKASDAQKKISATKQELSAIKSRNKKWSKDQDQRTGANNKNSKYTSNKTHYSPTDPDAKISVKPGKARKLNYMSQLSVDTGHHVITDIKAYKADKKDSQYLQDIVPRLKKRLNKQGILWQNLVADTGYSDGENYAFLEKIGLRSFIPPHGTYKGGPEDFEYVKQEDHYLCPEGHIVPFKKVFNDYRTGSKKKEYRISSKICRDCPIRKQCLGKTAQEKKFSVTYYREEYERNNHRVSSNQGRYMKSKRQSTVEPVFGTLTQFMGLRKINTIGIEQANKVMHLSAIAYNLKKYLKFTSKVVRSDAKSLALYLTHCFWHILSRSSHFKPFKKDEIGDRKNYSHA, encoded by the coding sequence ATGCAAGGCAAAAAAGAGTATCAAGAGAAATTATTCACTCAATTCCGAATGAGTGATCGGATTCCAAAGGAGAATTTTTATCGACGATTAAATGGGGAATTAGACCTACATTTTCTATATGTACTGACACGTCCTTATTATGGAGACAGTGGTCAAAAGAGCATAGATCCTACCGTGTTTTTCAAGTTGTGTTTGGTGGGATATTTAGAGAATATTATCAGTGATCGACAGTTGATTGCCCATTGTAGTTTACGTTTGGACATATTGTATTTTTTAGGCTATGATATTGATGAAGAGTTGCCCTGGCATAGCACAATAAGTCGTACGCGTCAATTATATCCAGAAAAAGTTTTTGAAGAAGTCTTTACGCGTGTTTTAATTATGTGTGTTGACAAAGGCATGGTAAGTGGCCATACTCAAGCGATAGATTCTGCTCCAATAAAGGCAAATGCCTCGATGGATACCTTGGAGTTAAAAGTGCCTGAAGAAGAATTAGAAGACCACTTAAAAAAGCTACGCCATATCAGTAGCATGGATAAACAAAAGCCTATTCGAAAAGCCAAAGAGAATAAAGCTTCAGATGCTCAAAAAAAAATTAGTGCCACCAAGCAAGAATTGTCTGCTATTAAAAGTCGGAATAAAAAATGGTCAAAAGATCAAGATCAACGCACGGGTGCAAACAATAAAAACTCAAAATACACCTCAAACAAAACGCATTATAGTCCCACCGATCCGGATGCTAAAATTAGTGTAAAGCCAGGCAAGGCACGCAAGCTGAACTATATGAGTCAGCTAAGTGTTGACACTGGACATCATGTAATCACTGACATTAAAGCGTATAAGGCAGATAAGAAAGACAGCCAATACTTACAAGACATTGTACCTCGATTAAAAAAACGATTGAACAAACAAGGGATCTTATGGCAAAATCTAGTGGCCGATACAGGCTATAGTGATGGAGAGAATTATGCTTTTTTGGAAAAAATAGGTTTACGAAGTTTTATACCACCTCACGGGACGTATAAAGGCGGTCCTGAGGATTTTGAATATGTCAAACAAGAGGATCATTATCTCTGTCCAGAGGGTCATATCGTTCCCTTTAAAAAAGTGTTTAATGATTATAGAACAGGTAGTAAGAAAAAGGAATATAGAATCTCCTCAAAAATTTGTAGAGACTGTCCGATAAGAAAACAATGTTTAGGTAAGACAGCACAAGAAAAGAAATTTTCGGTAACTTATTACAGAGAAGAATACGAACGAAATAACCATCGCGTAAGCAGCAACCAAGGTCGTTATATGAAATCAAAACGACAGAGTACTGTTGAACCTGTCTTTGGAACGCTAACTCAATTCATGGGCTTACGTAAAATAAATACCATTGGCATTGAGCAAGCCAACAAGGTGATGCATCTCTCCGCCATTGCCTACAACCTGAAAAAGTACCTAAAATTCACAAGTAAAGTTGTCAGAAGTGATGCCAAATCACTTGCGCTGTACTTAACTCACTGTTTTTGGCATATATTGAGCAGATCAAGCCATTTTAAGCCTTTTAAAAAAGATGAAATAGGGGACAGAAAAAATTATAGCCACGCTTAA
- the xerA gene encoding site-specific tyrosine recombinase/integron integrase, producing the protein MEKSITLKHLLIRKQQCIGLQFYTDTVVQALIKELPSPKWSKEFNMVYILNTKQNVNLVFEKFKGVAWINGNYFFQNKTLRNDNVDVDLDWFKKREKKKGYRKCPEEYLKKLELKRYANNTVKNYVSCFESFINHYKDSDLLDLNENDIRDYLQKLIKEKKSNSSINQTINAIKFYYEVVLGMPNRFYTIERPRKEEKLPKVLSKEDVLSVIEQTNNIKHRCIVSLLYSAGLRRSELLNLKVENIDSKRMLIRIEGAKGNKDRYTLLSKTFLKDLRLYYREWKPKIYLFEGPKGNQYSAESVLKIVKRAAKKSGVKMNVTPHVLRHSFATHLLENGTDLRYIQALLGHKNPKTTEIYTHVATNVFLQIKNPLDL; encoded by the coding sequence ATGGAAAAATCAATAACCCTTAAACACCTATTAATACGAAAACAGCAATGTATTGGACTACAGTTTTATACTGATACAGTAGTACAAGCATTGATAAAAGAGTTGCCAAGCCCTAAGTGGAGCAAGGAGTTTAACATGGTCTATATCTTAAACACTAAACAGAACGTTAACCTTGTTTTTGAGAAATTTAAGGGTGTGGCTTGGATAAATGGTAATTATTTTTTTCAAAATAAAACGCTGAGAAATGATAATGTAGATGTTGATTTAGACTGGTTCAAGAAGCGTGAAAAGAAAAAAGGCTATAGAAAATGCCCCGAAGAATACTTAAAAAAACTTGAACTTAAAAGATATGCCAACAATACGGTCAAGAATTATGTGTCATGTTTTGAGTCGTTTATAAACCATTATAAAGATTCGGATCTATTAGATTTAAATGAAAATGACATTAGAGACTATTTGCAAAAACTAATTAAGGAAAAGAAGTCAAACTCATCTATAAATCAGACGATCAACGCCATAAAATTTTATTATGAAGTTGTACTTGGCATGCCCAACAGATTCTATACTATTGAAAGACCAAGGAAAGAAGAAAAATTACCAAAAGTTCTATCAAAAGAAGATGTTTTGAGTGTAATTGAACAAACCAACAACATAAAACATCGTTGCATCGTTAGCTTACTATACTCGGCAGGTCTTAGAAGAAGTGAATTGTTGAATTTGAAAGTGGAAAATATCGACAGTAAAAGAATGTTGATACGAATTGAAGGGGCAAAAGGCAACAAAGATAGATATACTTTGCTTTCAAAAACTTTTTTAAAAGACCTTAGGCTATATTATAGAGAATGGAAACCCAAAATATATCTATTTGAAGGCCCTAAAGGAAATCAATATTCGGCAGAAAGTGTGCTCAAAATAGTAAAACGAGCAGCTAAAAAAAGTGGTGTCAAGATGAATGTTACCCCACATGTTTTAAGGCATTCTTTTGCAACCCATCTACTTGAAAACGGTACAGATTTAAGATATATCCAAGCCTTGCTTGGGCATAAAAACCCAAAAACTACCGAAATTTATACACATGTGGCGACAAATGTTTTTTTACAAATAAAAAATCCTTTAGATTTGTAA
- a CDS encoding site-specific integrase yields the protein MQKNSTFGVIFFTRKSRSNLNELSIYARITVDGKRAEISLKRCIEVCNWDNSKARARGTSSNSRNLNKYLDQVYGQLLDCHRQLLEEFKIISAKSIKARYLGEDDQLKTLNELIRYHNTNMVSVLKAGTMKNYYTTERYLNKFLAQKLKADDIYLKQLNYRFIIDFEQFLRNYNPTTKRKTLTNNGVMKHLERFKKMINLAIKLEWLVKNPFSRFQLRFDKYDRQYLSQRELELIENTYFKSERLERVKDIFIFSCYTGLSYIDVKQLTIHQIVKGIDANFWIYTKREKTNETVKIPILPKALVIVEKYKVISKEIGSELLLPLYSNQKTNSYLKEIAKACGIRKNISFHVARHTFATTVLLSNGVPIETVSKLLGHTKLSTTQIYARVLEHKISEDIQNLMIRFENKKNKEIESNRSYRNS from the coding sequence ATGCAGAAAAACAGCACTTTCGGAGTAATTTTCTTTACAAGAAAATCACGTAGTAACCTTAATGAATTATCTATTTACGCACGTATTACCGTTGACGGAAAACGAGCAGAAATCAGTCTAAAAAGGTGTATAGAGGTGTGCAATTGGGACAATTCTAAAGCCCGAGCAAGGGGAACATCTTCAAATTCTCGTAACCTGAACAAGTATTTAGACCAAGTTTATGGTCAATTATTGGATTGTCATAGACAGCTTTTAGAGGAGTTCAAGATCATCTCTGCCAAATCCATCAAAGCCCGCTATTTGGGCGAGGACGACCAATTAAAAACGCTTAACGAGCTTATAAGGTACCATAATACCAATATGGTTTCTGTCTTAAAGGCTGGTACTATGAAAAATTATTATACTACCGAAAGATATTTAAACAAATTCTTAGCCCAAAAATTAAAAGCAGATGATATTTATTTAAAACAATTGAATTATCGTTTTATCATTGACTTTGAGCAGTTCCTTAGAAATTATAATCCCACTACAAAAAGGAAAACATTGACCAATAATGGTGTAATGAAACATTTGGAACGGTTTAAAAAAATGATAAATCTTGCCATTAAATTGGAATGGTTGGTAAAAAATCCTTTTAGTCGGTTTCAATTGAGGTTTGATAAGTATGACAGGCAATATCTCTCACAAAGGGAACTAGAGCTTATTGAGAATACTTATTTTAAAAGTGAACGTTTGGAAAGGGTAAAAGATATATTTATTTTTTCTTGCTATACGGGTTTGTCTTATATCGATGTAAAGCAATTAACCATTCATCAAATAGTCAAAGGCATTGATGCTAACTTTTGGATTTATACAAAACGTGAAAAAACAAATGAAACGGTTAAAATACCTATTTTACCAAAAGCCTTGGTTATTGTTGAGAAGTACAAGGTCATTTCTAAAGAGATTGGTTCTGAATTATTGCTTCCACTCTACTCTAACCAGAAAACGAACAGTTATTTAAAGGAGATTGCAAAAGCTTGTGGTATTCGTAAAAACATTTCTTTTCATGTTGCTCGGCATACCTTTGCGACTACGGTACTTTTATCTAATGGTGTTCCTATTGAAACCGTATCTAAATTATTAGGGCATACCAAATTATCTACAACACAAATATATGCCAGAGTATTGGAACATAAAATTAGTGAGGATATTCAAAATTTAATGATACGTTTTGAAAATAAAAAAAATAAGGAAATTGAATCTAATCGCTCTTATAGAAATAGTTAA
- a CDS encoding helix-turn-helix domain-containing protein, with product MKNKELAKRVRELRKRKGLSQEELTEDSGLSLRTIQRIENGETEPTGDTLKRISNALNVNPDELIDWTIKEDRGYLKALNLSTLTFLFFPLLGILVPLILWNSKKDKLKDINKIGKDIINFEISWTIFFFLGFILNTIYMASKWHTDEFISGGSIASSMKFNFFFLIFMYAFNFAFIIFNTLLIGKGKDVKYYPKIRFLRN from the coding sequence ATGAAGAACAAAGAATTAGCAAAAAGAGTAAGAGAATTAAGAAAAAGAAAAGGTTTATCTCAAGAGGAGTTGACTGAAGATTCTGGACTTAGTTTAAGAACAATCCAACGAATTGAAAACGGAGAAACCGAACCAACGGGCGATACTCTCAAAAGAATATCTAACGCATTGAATGTTAATCCAGATGAGTTAATTGATTGGACAATTAAAGAAGATAGAGGTTATCTAAAAGCACTTAACTTATCTACTCTTACTTTTCTTTTCTTTCCTTTACTTGGAATTCTAGTCCCTTTAATTTTGTGGAATTCCAAAAAAGACAAATTAAAAGATATCAATAAAATAGGAAAAGACATTATTAACTTTGAGATTTCTTGGACAATATTTTTTTTCCTTGGGTTTATATTAAATACAATTTATATGGCAAGTAAGTGGCATACGGATGAATTTATTTCTGGAGGCAGTATAGCATCAAGTATGAAATTTAACTTTTTCTTTCTGATTTTTATGTATGCATTTAATTTTGCGTTTATAATTTTCAATACACTCTTAATTGGAAAAGGAAAAGATGTAAAATACTATCCAAAGATTAGATTCTTGAGAAATTAA
- a CDS encoding YhgN family NAAT transporter: MNDLGGSIWSAAVLLFFLMDPLGNIPVLLSVLKGISPKRQRFIIIRELLIALVILIIFLFGGQNLLNFLHLQQESVTIAGGIILLIIGLRLIFPRPEGVMGKQPDGEPFIVPIAIPMIAGPSVLAMLILMTSNEPDQLGNWFFALLIAWSLSALLLLTAPFLYKILRERGLKAIERLMGMILVMMAVQMLINGIKILF, from the coding sequence ATGAATGATTTAGGAGGCTCAATTTGGTCGGCTGCAGTATTACTCTTTTTTTTAATGGATCCATTAGGTAATATACCTGTATTACTATCAGTTTTGAAGGGCATAAGCCCTAAACGTCAGCGATTTATTATTATTAGAGAGCTTTTAATCGCTCTGGTAATATTGATTATTTTCCTTTTTGGAGGGCAGAATCTTTTAAATTTTCTTCATTTACAACAAGAATCAGTTACGATCGCTGGAGGAATTATCTTATTAATAATAGGTCTTCGATTGATATTTCCTCGTCCAGAAGGTGTAATGGGAAAACAACCTGATGGAGAACCTTTTATAGTTCCGATTGCAATACCTATGATTGCAGGTCCTTCAGTTTTAGCGATGCTAATTCTAATGACTAGTAATGAACCAGATCAATTGGGTAATTGGTTTTTCGCTCTTCTTATCGCCTGGTCACTATCTGCATTATTGTTGCTGACTGCCCCATTTCTTTATAAAATTCTTCGTGAGCGAGGGTTAAAAGCTATTGAACGCTTAATGGGTATGATCTTAGTTATGATGGCAGTACAAATGTTAATAAATGGGATTAAAATTCTTTTCTAA
- a CDS encoding integrase core domain-containing protein has protein sequence MVWKAKTKMEQKVEFIHEWLTGKYTITELCRSFNISRPTAYKLISRYEKMGLSGLIEQKRAPINHPNRTNQKVENSILKLKNKHMLWGAKKIRILLFKEYANELIPSVVTVHNILSKNGLVKPQKRSRRVKPVFPIFDPKKCNEVWSADYKGKFLMGNKIYCHPLTIADSKSRFLFTAKGHYKENFISVKQEFTKVFRKYGIPKQIHTDNGSPFGSVAAIQRYTRLSYWFIELGIDPVYSDPARPDQNGRHERMHRDLKAACAKPSAFDLKAQQRSLNRFVKEYNHIRPHESLGMKTPADCHDFSNRPYPEKIPKYDYHSTMKVMKVCQNGAMRWKSYYWVYLTSGLKGKYVGAQDQGNGIWRVFYRDVFLGYFNEKKIRDKQVSIRLSQNLV, from the coding sequence ATGGTCTGGAAAGCAAAAACTAAAATGGAACAAAAAGTAGAATTTATTCATGAATGGTTAACCGGGAAATATACCATTACAGAACTTTGTAGGTCATTTAATATATCTCGACCTACTGCTTACAAATTGATTTCTCGGTATGAAAAAATGGGACTATCGGGATTAATTGAGCAAAAAAGAGCCCCAATTAATCATCCCAACAGAACCAATCAAAAGGTTGAAAATTCAATCTTAAAATTAAAAAACAAACACATGCTTTGGGGTGCGAAGAAAATTCGGATTTTGTTGTTTAAAGAGTATGCTAATGAACTTATTCCAAGTGTGGTGACTGTTCACAACATCCTTTCTAAAAATGGCCTAGTTAAACCTCAAAAGCGAAGCAGAAGAGTCAAGCCAGTATTCCCCATTTTCGATCCTAAAAAGTGTAATGAAGTTTGGAGTGCAGACTATAAAGGAAAGTTTTTAATGGGCAATAAAATTTACTGTCATCCACTTACTATAGCCGATTCTAAGAGTAGATTTTTGTTTACAGCAAAAGGGCATTATAAAGAGAACTTCATCTCTGTTAAGCAAGAGTTTACAAAGGTTTTTAGAAAGTATGGCATCCCTAAACAAATACATACAGACAATGGTAGTCCATTTGGATCTGTAGCTGCCATTCAAAGATATACAAGGTTATCTTATTGGTTTATTGAATTGGGAATTGACCCTGTTTATTCCGACCCAGCACGCCCAGACCAAAACGGACGACACGAGCGAATGCACCGTGATTTAAAGGCTGCTTGTGCCAAACCTTCAGCATTTGATCTCAAGGCACAACAACGTAGTTTAAATCGGTTTGTAAAAGAATATAATCACATTAGGCCTCATGAATCTTTAGGAATGAAAACCCCTGCAGATTGCCATGATTTTTCCAATAGACCATACCCTGAAAAAATTCCAAAATATGATTATCATTCAACTATGAAAGTGATGAAAGTATGTCAAAATGGAGCCATGCGGTGGAAGTCATATTATTGGGTATATTTAACTTCTGGACTTAAAGGGAAATATGTCGGTGCTCAAGATCAAGGAAATGGAATTTGGAGAGTATTTTATAGAGACGTATTTTTAGGTTATTTTAACGAAAAAAAAATAAGAGACAAACAAGTATCAATTAGACTAAGTCAGAATCTAGTGTAA
- a CDS encoding IS110 family RNA-guided transposase yields MKTKDTTRSKLFIGIDVHKRSWKIRTATDLFDGSSLTIPPDAFSLKKYVDRHFKGYTVYCCYESGCCGFSHYRHFISFGWHAKVVNPADVHRPAKAQFQKTDKIDARMLCKELKDGRLKGIHVPSIEREQLRCLFRRRNELVKEHRKIKTQIKMQLLYLGIEIPKPFDNSHWSHNFRDWLRNLTFEYPTMDYCFETRLITYEYIDKQKRDVSTKLLAYCRKHYKKDYYLLRSVPGVGGIVACGLLCELGDLRRFKNFKQLASYVGLVPWVHQSGDNLKTSGLTPRANRLMRSYLVEATWQALRFDPVMQAYYRSHSGKDVKRILVKVARKLLSRIHAVIRTEIPYEVGVVS; encoded by the coding sequence ATGAAAACAAAGGATACTACTAGATCAAAGTTATTTATTGGAATTGACGTACACAAGCGAAGTTGGAAAATTCGTACTGCAACGGATCTTTTTGATGGATCATCGTTAACTATTCCACCAGATGCATTTAGTTTAAAAAAGTATGTGGATAGGCATTTTAAGGGATATACTGTTTATTGCTGTTATGAATCGGGTTGTTGTGGCTTTAGTCATTATCGACATTTTATTTCATTTGGATGGCATGCAAAGGTTGTTAACCCTGCAGATGTTCATCGTCCAGCCAAGGCCCAGTTTCAAAAGACCGACAAGATCGATGCACGTATGTTATGTAAAGAATTAAAGGATGGCCGACTCAAAGGAATTCATGTTCCTTCAATAGAACGAGAGCAGTTAAGATGTTTGTTTCGTCGAAGAAATGAGCTGGTTAAAGAACATCGAAAAATAAAGACTCAAATAAAGATGCAATTGTTGTATTTGGGGATTGAAATTCCAAAGCCATTTGACAATAGTCATTGGTCTCATAATTTTAGAGATTGGTTAAGAAATTTGACTTTTGAATATCCTACAATGGATTATTGTTTTGAGACACGTCTTATTACCTATGAATATATAGATAAGCAAAAGCGAGATGTGAGTACAAAATTACTTGCCTATTGTCGTAAGCATTATAAGAAAGATTATTATTTATTACGATCAGTTCCGGGAGTAGGAGGCATAGTAGCTTGTGGATTATTATGTGAATTGGGTGATTTAAGGCGTTTTAAAAATTTCAAACAATTAGCCAGTTATGTAGGATTGGTTCCCTGGGTACACCAAAGTGGAGATAATCTCAAAACTTCAGGGTTAACCCCAAGAGCAAATCGGCTAATGCGTAGTTATTTGGTAGAAGCTACTTGGCAAGCGTTGCGTTTTGATCCAGTTATGCAGGCCTATTATCGGTCACATTCAGGTAAAGATGTCAAACGCATATTGGTAAAAGTAGCGAGGAAACTCTTGAGTCGAATTCATGCAGTAATTAGAACTGAAATTCCTTATGAAGTAGGTGTAGTTAGTTAA